A window of the Listeria swaminathanii genome harbors these coding sequences:
- the rseP gene encoding RIP metalloprotease RseP encodes MTTIIAFIFVFGLIVFFHELGHFLFAKRAGIMVKDFSIGFGPKIFAYRKKETQYTIRLLPIGGYVRMAGEDGEEIELKPGYRVGLELTPEETVSKIIVNGKDQYVNAQPIEVSLCDLEKELFIEGYEDYDDTKKVRYQVERDALVIDGKIETMITPFDRSFNAKSLGNRAMTIFAGPLFNFILAILIFTALAFVQGGVPSSDNTLGNVLPDGAAAEAGLKKGDEVLSINGKDMKSWTDIVQSVSENPGKTLDFKVDRDGKTQDIDVKPATQEENGKKVGKIGVETPMDTSFTAKITNGFTQTWNWIVQIFTILGNMFTGGFSLDMLNGPVGIYTSTQQVVQYGFMTVLNWTAVLSINLGIVNLLPLPALDGGRLMFFLYELVRGKPIDPKKEGIIHFAGFALLMVLMILVTWNDIQRAFF; translated from the coding sequence TTGACAACTATTATTGCTTTTATTTTCGTATTCGGACTGATTGTATTTTTCCATGAACTAGGACATTTTCTTTTTGCAAAACGTGCTGGCATTATGGTCAAAGATTTTTCAATTGGATTTGGACCGAAAATTTTTGCTTATCGTAAAAAAGAAACACAATATACGATTCGCCTACTGCCGATTGGTGGTTATGTTCGGATGGCTGGGGAAGATGGCGAAGAAATTGAGCTAAAACCTGGTTACCGTGTGGGGCTTGAATTAACCCCGGAAGAAACGGTTAGCAAGATTATTGTTAATGGTAAGGATCAATACGTCAACGCGCAACCTATCGAAGTATCGCTCTGTGATTTAGAGAAAGAGCTTTTCATTGAAGGTTACGAAGACTACGACGATACGAAAAAAGTCCGTTATCAAGTAGAACGTGACGCGCTTGTTATTGATGGCAAGATTGAAACAATGATTACGCCATTTGACCGTTCTTTTAATGCAAAATCGTTAGGGAATCGGGCAATGACTATTTTTGCTGGACCGCTGTTTAACTTTATTCTAGCTATTTTAATTTTTACGGCATTAGCTTTTGTTCAAGGAGGCGTTCCGAGCTCGGACAATACGCTTGGTAATGTTCTGCCGGACGGGGCTGCTGCAGAAGCTGGTCTGAAAAAAGGGGACGAGGTTCTTTCTATCAACGGAAAAGACATGAAATCTTGGACAGATATTGTGCAAAGTGTTTCAGAAAATCCGGGAAAAACACTCGATTTCAAAGTTGATCGCGATGGTAAAACACAAGATATTGATGTAAAACCAGCGACACAAGAAGAAAATGGCAAAAAAGTTGGGAAAATCGGTGTAGAGACGCCGATGGATACTTCATTTACTGCTAAAATAACGAATGGATTTACGCAAACATGGAATTGGATCGTTCAAATATTTACGATTCTCGGTAACATGTTTACAGGCGGATTTTCACTTGATATGCTAAATGGCCCAGTGGGGATTTACACAAGTACACAACAAGTCGTTCAATATGGCTTTATGACTGTACTGAACTGGACTGCTGTTTTAAGTATTAACTTAGGAATTGTTAACTTGCTACCGTTACCAGCACTTGATGGCGGACGTTTGATGTTCTTCTTATATGAACTCGTTCGCGGTAAACCAATCGATCCTAAAAAAGAAGGAATTATCCATTTTGCTGGATTTGCACTTTTAATGGTTCTGATGATTCTTGTGACATGGAACGATATTCAACGAGCATTTTTCTAA
- a CDS encoding proline--tRNA ligase → MRQTMTFIPTLKEVPADAEVKSHQLLLRAGFIRQTASGIYSYLPLATLMLRKIETIIREELEAIGAAELLMPALQPAELWQESGRWNDYGPELMRLKDRASRDFALGPTHEEVITALLRDEIKSYKRLPLTLYQIQTKFRDEKRPRFGLLRGREFIMKDAYSFHATSESLDEVYELMHQAYSNIFTRCGLEFRSVIADSGSIGGNESKEFMALSDIGEDTIAYSDASDYAANTEMAPVLYMEKKSHELEKELEKVATPDQKSIGDIVEFLEVPIEKTMKSMLYQVDEEVIMVLVRGDHEVNDIKIKNALDATNVELVDPAVAVELLGANFGSLGPIGVPEKTRVFADNAVKDIVNAVAGANEDGFHYINVNPDRDFTVTSYFDLRMIQVGDLSPDGQGVIKFAEGIEVGHIFKLGTKYSQAMNATVLDENGRAQPIIMGCYGIGVSRILSAIAEQSNDENGFVWDKQISPFDLHLIPVNMKSEEQVAFAETLYTSLQEAGFSVLIDDRAERAGVKFADADLIGLPIRITVGKKAAEGVVEVKIRKTGEMIEVRQDELLNTLPILFGNK, encoded by the coding sequence ATGCGTCAAACGATGACATTTATACCAACATTAAAAGAAGTTCCAGCTGATGCAGAAGTAAAGAGTCACCAATTACTTCTTCGCGCTGGTTTTATAAGACAAACGGCTAGTGGGATTTATAGTTATTTACCACTTGCAACATTGATGTTACGCAAAATCGAAACAATTATCCGTGAAGAATTAGAAGCAATTGGCGCTGCGGAATTGTTAATGCCTGCGCTTCAACCTGCGGAACTTTGGCAAGAGTCTGGTCGTTGGAATGATTACGGCCCAGAATTAATGCGTCTAAAAGATCGCGCTTCTCGTGACTTTGCACTTGGACCTACTCACGAGGAAGTTATTACGGCACTTTTACGAGATGAAATTAAATCATATAAACGCTTGCCGCTTACTTTATACCAAATTCAAACGAAATTCCGTGATGAAAAACGTCCGCGCTTCGGTTTATTACGTGGCCGCGAATTTATTATGAAAGATGCTTATTCTTTCCACGCAACAAGTGAAAGTTTGGATGAAGTGTATGAATTAATGCACCAAGCGTATTCGAATATCTTTACTCGTTGTGGACTTGAATTCCGTTCGGTTATTGCGGATTCTGGTTCTATCGGTGGGAATGAATCAAAAGAATTTATGGCGTTATCTGATATTGGTGAAGATACAATTGCTTATAGTGACGCTTCAGACTACGCAGCAAACACAGAAATGGCTCCAGTTTTATACATGGAGAAAAAATCGCATGAGCTGGAGAAAGAGTTGGAAAAAGTTGCCACTCCGGATCAAAAATCGATTGGAGATATTGTTGAATTTTTAGAAGTTCCAATTGAAAAAACAATGAAGTCGATGCTTTATCAAGTAGATGAAGAAGTCATTATGGTGCTTGTTCGCGGCGACCATGAAGTAAATGATATTAAAATCAAAAATGCATTAGATGCGACCAACGTAGAGTTAGTAGATCCAGCTGTTGCTGTTGAATTACTAGGAGCTAATTTTGGTTCGCTAGGCCCAATCGGTGTTCCTGAAAAAACACGTGTATTTGCGGATAATGCTGTAAAAGATATTGTTAATGCGGTAGCTGGTGCAAACGAAGATGGTTTCCATTATATCAATGTAAATCCAGATCGTGATTTCACCGTAACTAGCTATTTTGATTTACGGATGATTCAAGTAGGCGATTTATCTCCTGATGGTCAAGGCGTAATCAAATTTGCAGAAGGTATCGAAGTTGGTCATATTTTCAAACTTGGTACTAAATATAGCCAAGCGATGAATGCGACAGTTTTAGATGAAAATGGTCGTGCGCAGCCAATTATCATGGGTTGTTATGGAATCGGAGTATCTCGTATTTTATCTGCCATTGCTGAACAATCAAATGATGAAAATGGCTTTGTATGGGATAAACAAATCAGTCCGTTCGATTTACATTTAATTCCTGTTAACATGAAGAGCGAAGAGCAAGTTGCTTTTGCAGAAACGCTTTACACATCATTACAAGAAGCTGGGTTTAGTGTATTGATTGATGATCGTGCTGAACGTGCGGGTGTTAAATTTGCAGATGCTGATTTAATCGGCTTACCAATCCGTATTACAGTAGGGAAAAAAGCAGCAGAAGGTGTCGTTGAAGTGAAAATCAGAAAAACTGGCGAAATGATTGAAGTTCGTCAAGATGAATTACTAAACACGCTACCTATTCTCTTTGGAAATAAATAA
- a CDS encoding PolC-type DNA polymerase III, which translates to MTAKEEEKQERFQLLMTQIGLQDVTTYEEFTKEAKIEKLVADKKNKTWQFHLHVPQIFPAALFHMMDVGMKRAFSQIAETEMQIVPENQTINETLIQDYWNLIVEPIGKQSPMIGKLLMEQKPTFKAPHFIELAVHNDMEEATIQQRFQAKIIESYGKAGFPRLAMKMHMLDQSETEEYKAFAQAKQEEDQKKAAEAVQVMQKRQAEGQSGGGAAPLTGPFQIGYKIKDDEEVKRLGDIYDEERRITVQGLIFATEIRELRSGRSLLQFKITDYTSSMIIKMFSRDNEDAAMFQNLKKGMWVKVRGSVQNDTFVRDLIMMAQDVNEIAGVKRLDTAEEKRAELHLHSPMSQMDATSSVDALFKQAADWGHKAIAITDHSVAQSFPEAYGAGQKYGLKVIFGIEANLIDDGVPIAYNDQHIALQDATYCVFDVETTGLSAVYDTIIELAGVKMKNGEIIDKFEAFIDPGHPLSATTINLTGITDDMVKGSDPIDVVLKRFKEWSGDDILVAHNASFDMGFINTAYEKVGLEKAENAVVDTLELARFLYPHFKNHRLNTLTKKFNIILEQHHRAVFDAEATAYLAWKLIKDAKEMHDIDFHDSLNDYMGEGDAYKRARPFHATIYAQTAVGLKNLFKLITMSNINYFYRVPRIPRSQLKKLREGLIIGTACSQGELFEAMMQKGMQAAEKVVEFYDFIEVQPKPVYAPLIERELVRDEKALEEILKNIVRVGEKTGKPVVATGNVHYKDPVDKIYRKILIHSQGGANPLNRAELPDVHFRTTDEMLKEFAFLGEEKAKEIVVTNPNVVVDWIEDLKPIKDELYTPKIEGAEDEVRDMSYAMAHQLYGENLPEIVEARLEKELKSIIGHGFAVIYLISHKLVKKSLVDGYLVGSRGSVGSSFVATMTEITEVNPLPPHYLCPNCKDSEFFDDGSIGSGFDLPDKDCPHCGTAYRKEGQDIPFETFLGFKGDKVPDIDLNFSGDYQPVAHAYTKEIFGEDYVFRAGTIGTVAEKTAFGYVRNYERDMNMTIRGAEIDRLVAGCTGVKRTTGQHPGGIIVIPDYMDVYDFTPVQFPADATDSEWKTTHFDFHSIHDNVLKLDILGHDDPTAIRMLQDLSGIDPKTIPTDDPDVMKLFGSTESLGVKPADIDSKTGTLGIPEFGTRFVRQMLEQTKPTTFSELVQISGLSHGTDVWLGNAEELIKNKTCELPDVIGCRDDIMVFLIYQGLESSLAFKIMESVRKGKGLTDEMEEAMMANKVPLWYIESCKKIKYMFPKAHAAAYVLMAVRIAYFKVHHPLFFYATYFTVRADDFDLTSMVNGKEAVKATMKEVNDKGLEASTKEKNLLTVLEIANEMLARGFHFQKVDLYKSSADEFLIDGDSLIPPFNAIPSLGTNVAKQIVAARENGEFLSKEDLQQRGKVSKTIIQYMDDQGCLEGLPDQNQLSLF; encoded by the coding sequence ATGACTGCAAAAGAGGAAGAAAAACAAGAACGATTTCAGCTGTTAATGACACAAATCGGTTTACAAGATGTAACGACATACGAGGAATTTACAAAAGAAGCTAAAATCGAAAAGCTCGTTGCCGACAAGAAAAATAAAACATGGCAGTTTCATTTACATGTTCCGCAAATTTTTCCAGCAGCACTTTTCCATATGATGGATGTAGGGATGAAGCGCGCATTTAGTCAAATTGCGGAAACCGAAATGCAAATAGTTCCAGAAAACCAAACAATCAATGAAACACTCATTCAAGATTATTGGAACTTAATCGTAGAGCCAATTGGCAAGCAGTCACCGATGATTGGAAAACTTTTAATGGAACAAAAACCTACGTTTAAAGCGCCACATTTTATTGAATTAGCTGTTCATAATGATATGGAAGAAGCAACTATCCAACAACGTTTTCAAGCGAAAATTATTGAAAGCTATGGAAAAGCTGGTTTTCCACGTTTAGCAATGAAAATGCATATGCTCGACCAATCAGAAACAGAAGAATATAAAGCTTTTGCTCAGGCCAAACAAGAAGAAGATCAGAAAAAAGCGGCAGAAGCTGTTCAAGTTATGCAAAAACGCCAAGCTGAAGGACAAAGTGGAGGCGGGGCAGCTCCACTTACTGGTCCATTCCAAATTGGTTACAAAATTAAAGATGACGAAGAAGTCAAACGTCTTGGCGATATTTATGATGAAGAGCGTCGTATCACTGTCCAAGGTTTAATTTTCGCAACGGAAATTAGAGAACTGCGCAGTGGTCGTAGCTTGTTACAATTTAAAATTACCGACTATACAAGTTCGATGATTATAAAAATGTTCTCTCGTGACAATGAAGATGCTGCGATGTTCCAGAATTTGAAAAAAGGCATGTGGGTTAAAGTACGAGGAAGCGTTCAAAATGATACTTTTGTGCGCGACTTAATTATGATGGCGCAAGATGTCAATGAAATTGCCGGAGTGAAGCGCCTTGATACTGCCGAAGAAAAACGGGCCGAACTACATCTCCATTCGCCAATGAGTCAAATGGATGCTACTTCTTCTGTGGATGCGCTTTTCAAACAAGCAGCAGATTGGGGTCACAAAGCGATTGCGATTACCGATCACTCTGTCGCGCAATCATTCCCGGAAGCATACGGAGCGGGTCAAAAATATGGTTTAAAAGTTATTTTTGGTATTGAAGCCAATCTAATAGATGATGGTGTTCCGATTGCGTATAACGACCAACATATCGCCTTACAAGATGCAACTTACTGTGTATTTGACGTTGAGACCACTGGTTTATCGGCCGTTTATGATACGATTATCGAGCTTGCGGGCGTAAAAATGAAAAATGGGGAAATTATTGATAAATTTGAAGCATTTATCGATCCAGGTCATCCACTTTCTGCAACTACCATCAATCTAACGGGTATTACAGATGATATGGTTAAAGGCTCCGATCCTATTGACGTTGTTTTAAAACGATTCAAGGAATGGAGCGGCGACGATATCCTTGTAGCCCACAATGCCTCTTTTGATATGGGCTTTATTAATACCGCTTATGAAAAAGTGGGACTGGAAAAAGCAGAAAATGCAGTTGTCGATACGTTAGAATTGGCGCGCTTTTTATATCCGCATTTTAAAAATCACCGCTTAAATACATTAACGAAAAAATTCAATATTATTCTTGAGCAACATCACCGGGCTGTTTTTGATGCCGAAGCAACGGCGTATTTAGCTTGGAAATTAATTAAAGATGCGAAAGAAATGCACGACATCGATTTCCACGATTCTTTAAATGATTATATGGGAGAAGGCGACGCATACAAACGTGCGCGACCATTCCATGCAACAATTTATGCTCAGACAGCTGTCGGTTTAAAAAATCTATTTAAATTAATTACGATGTCTAACATCAATTATTTTTATCGTGTGCCGCGAATTCCGCGCTCACAACTAAAGAAATTACGTGAAGGCTTAATTATCGGAACGGCATGTAGCCAAGGCGAATTATTTGAAGCAATGATGCAAAAAGGGATGCAAGCTGCTGAAAAAGTAGTGGAATTCTATGATTTCATTGAAGTGCAACCAAAACCAGTATATGCGCCACTTATTGAGCGGGAACTCGTTCGTGATGAAAAAGCTTTAGAAGAAATATTAAAAAATATTGTCCGTGTTGGCGAAAAAACTGGAAAACCAGTCGTGGCAACCGGAAATGTCCATTATAAAGATCCAGTCGATAAAATTTATCGCAAAATCTTAATTCATTCGCAAGGTGGCGCAAATCCGCTGAACCGAGCTGAATTACCAGATGTCCATTTCCGCACAACTGATGAAATGTTAAAAGAATTTGCTTTCCTTGGTGAAGAAAAAGCGAAAGAAATTGTTGTGACAAATCCTAATGTTGTTGTTGATTGGATAGAAGATTTAAAACCAATTAAAGACGAGCTATACACACCGAAAATCGAAGGCGCAGAAGACGAAGTTCGAGATATGAGTTATGCGATGGCGCACCAATTATACGGTGAAAATCTACCGGAAATCGTGGAAGCTAGACTAGAAAAAGAACTGAAAAGTATTATCGGACACGGGTTTGCGGTTATTTACCTTATTTCGCATAAACTCGTTAAGAAATCACTTGTAGACGGTTATTTAGTTGGCTCGCGTGGATCGGTTGGTTCCTCTTTCGTTGCGACAATGACGGAAATTACTGAAGTGAATCCACTACCGCCACATTATCTTTGCCCGAATTGTAAGGATTCTGAGTTCTTTGATGATGGTTCGATTGGTTCAGGTTTTGACTTACCTGATAAAGATTGCCCGCACTGCGGAACAGCTTACCGAAAAGAAGGACAAGATATTCCGTTTGAAACTTTCTTAGGATTTAAAGGGGATAAAGTACCCGATATCGATTTAAACTTCTCGGGTGATTATCAACCAGTAGCCCATGCCTATACGAAAGAAATTTTTGGGGAAGATTACGTTTTCCGCGCTGGTACGATTGGTACAGTAGCCGAGAAAACAGCCTTTGGTTATGTTCGGAATTATGAACGTGATATGAATATGACTATTCGCGGTGCTGAAATTGACCGACTTGTAGCTGGTTGTACTGGCGTTAAACGAACTACCGGACAACATCCAGGTGGTATTATCGTTATTCCAGATTACATGGATGTTTACGACTTCACACCAGTGCAGTTCCCGGCTGATGCGACGGACTCAGAATGGAAAACGACCCATTTTGATTTCCACTCGATTCATGATAACGTGCTAAAACTCGATATACTTGGGCACGATGATCCGACCGCTATCCGGATGTTACAGGATTTAAGCGGTATCGATCCAAAAACAATCCCAACCGACGATCCAGATGTAATGAAACTATTCGGTTCTACAGAGTCGCTTGGTGTAAAACCAGCAGATATCGACTCCAAAACCGGAACACTTGGAATTCCAGAGTTTGGGACACGTTTTGTACGACAAATGTTAGAACAAACGAAACCAACAACATTTTCTGAGCTAGTGCAAATTTCTGGTCTTTCCCACGGGACGGACGTTTGGCTTGGTAATGCCGAAGAATTAATCAAAAATAAAACATGCGAACTACCAGACGTAATTGGTTGTCGTGATGATATTATGGTATTCCTAATTTATCAAGGATTAGAAAGCTCATTAGCCTTTAAAATTATGGAATCTGTGCGTAAGGGGAAAGGCTTAACAGACGAAATGGAAGAAGCGATGATGGCGAATAAAGTGCCGCTTTGGTACATTGAGTCTTGTAAAAAAATTAAGTACATGTTCCCGAAAGCCCATGCTGCAGCCTACGTTTTAATGGCAGTGCGGATTGCTTATTTCAAAGTACATCACCCACTATTTTTCTACGCGACTTATTTCACCGTTCGTGCCGATGACTTCGATTTGACGTCCATGGTAAACGGGAAAGAAGCTGTAAAAGCAACGATGAAAGAAGTGAATGATAAAGGCTTAGAAGCTTCAACAAAAGAGAAAAACTTATTAACTGTTCTAGAAATCGCGAACGAAATGCTTGCTCGTGGTTTCCATTTCCAAAAAGTTGATTTGTATAAATCGTCTGCGGATGAATTCTTAATTGATGGTGATTCACTTATTCCGCCATTTAATGCGATTCCGAGTCTTGGGACAAACGTAGCAAAACAAATTGTTGCTGCGCGGGAAAACGGTGAATTCTTATCCAAAGAAGACTTACAACAACGCGGGAAAGTATCAAAAACGATTATTCAGTACATGGATGATCAAGGATGCTTAGAAGGATTGCCCGATCAAAATCAGTTGTCGCTGTTCTAA
- the rimP gene encoding ribosome maturation factor RimP has product MSKVLEQVEAIVAPITDELQLELVDIAFEKEGPNWFLRIFIDKDGGVDIDECAAVSEKVSEKMDENDPITQNYFLEVSSPGAERPLKKEQDFENAVSKYVHVTSYEPIDGRKMWEGTLVSYDGTTLVITITDKTRKITCEIPKDKVAKARLAIQF; this is encoded by the coding sequence ATGAGTAAAGTACTAGAACAAGTAGAAGCGATTGTTGCGCCAATCACGGATGAACTTCAATTGGAACTCGTAGACATTGCCTTTGAAAAAGAAGGGCCAAATTGGTTTTTACGAATTTTTATTGATAAAGATGGTGGCGTAGATATTGATGAATGCGCAGCCGTGAGCGAAAAAGTTAGTGAAAAAATGGATGAAAATGATCCTATTACACAAAACTACTTTTTAGAAGTTTCATCACCAGGGGCTGAACGTCCACTGAAGAAAGAGCAAGATTTTGAAAATGCGGTTAGTAAATATGTCCACGTTACTTCTTACGAGCCAATTGATGGTCGTAAAATGTGGGAAGGCACGCTCGTTAGTTATGATGGCACGACACTTGTCATTACTATTACGGACAAAACACGCAAAATTACTTGTGAAATTCCTAAAGACAAAGTAGCAAAAGCAAGACTCGCAATTCAATTTTAA
- the nusA gene encoding transcription termination factor NusA → MSTELLDALHVLEHDKGISREVLVEAIEAALTSAYKRNFKDAQNVRVDLNMENGSIRVLARKEAVEQVFDSRLEISMEEAHKLNPVYQPGDVVELEVTPKDFGRIAAQTAKQVVTQRVREAERGIIYDEFIDREDDIMTGIVERQDSRFIYVNLGKIEAILSQNEQMPNETYHAHDRIKVYLTKVEKTTKGPQIFVSRTHPGLLKRLFEMEVPEIYDGVVEIKSVAREAGDRSKISVYTANEEVDPVGACVGPKGARVQTIVNELKGEKIDIVEWSDDPFTFVANALSPSKVLDVIVNEADQATTVIVPDYQLSLAIGKRGQNARLAAKLTGWKIDIKSETVATELGIYPRNNVEAPEVEEAESETFTEDEE, encoded by the coding sequence ATGAGCACAGAATTATTAGATGCTCTTCATGTGTTAGAACATGATAAAGGTATTTCAAGAGAGGTTTTAGTGGAAGCAATTGAAGCTGCTCTTACATCTGCATATAAAAGAAACTTCAAAGATGCACAAAACGTACGCGTAGATTTAAATATGGAAAACGGTTCTATCCGTGTTTTAGCTAGAAAAGAAGCGGTAGAACAAGTATTTGACTCTCGCCTTGAAATTTCGATGGAAGAAGCACACAAACTGAACCCTGTATATCAACCTGGTGATGTTGTTGAGCTTGAAGTAACTCCAAAAGATTTCGGACGTATTGCTGCTCAAACAGCGAAACAAGTTGTTACGCAACGTGTTCGTGAAGCAGAGCGTGGCATCATTTACGATGAGTTTATCGACCGTGAAGATGACATTATGACAGGTATCGTTGAACGTCAAGATTCTCGTTTTATCTATGTAAACTTAGGTAAAATCGAAGCTATTTTGTCTCAAAACGAACAAATGCCAAACGAAACATACCATGCACATGATCGCATCAAAGTATATTTAACAAAAGTAGAAAAGACTACAAAAGGGCCACAAATATTTGTATCCCGTACACACCCTGGCTTACTTAAACGTCTTTTTGAAATGGAAGTACCGGAAATTTATGATGGTGTTGTAGAAATTAAATCTGTTGCACGTGAAGCAGGAGACCGTTCAAAAATCTCTGTTTACACAGCAAATGAAGAAGTTGACCCAGTTGGCGCATGTGTTGGACCAAAAGGCGCACGTGTACAAACTATCGTCAATGAACTTAAAGGTGAAAAAATCGATATCGTTGAATGGTCAGATGATCCTTTCACATTCGTTGCTAATGCACTTAGCCCTTCTAAAGTGTTAGATGTTATTGTTAACGAAGCAGACCAAGCAACCACTGTAATCGTACCAGATTATCAGTTATCATTAGCAATTGGTAAACGTGGTCAAAATGCCCGTTTAGCAGCGAAATTAACTGGTTGGAAAATTGATATTAAAAGTGAAACAGTTGCAACTGAACTAGGCATCTATCCACGTAATAACGTAGAAGCGCCTGAAGTTGAAGAAGCAGAGAGCGAAACTTTTACAGAAGATGAAGAGTAA
- the rnpM gene encoding RNase P modulator RnpM, translating to MRNKKIPLRKCIITGERLPKGELLRIAYSKDGALTIDPTGKAPGRGFYIVKRVEACEKAKKKNAIFHQLKMPEQESFYDELIAYVKSLEEPTNG from the coding sequence ATGCGTAATAAAAAAATCCCCCTTCGAAAATGTATTATTACCGGTGAACGCTTGCCAAAAGGCGAACTTCTTCGTATTGCGTATTCGAAAGACGGAGCGCTTACGATAGATCCTACAGGTAAAGCACCTGGACGCGGTTTTTACATCGTTAAACGTGTAGAAGCATGTGAAAAAGCGAAAAAGAAAAACGCTATTTTTCATCAACTAAAAATGCCAGAACAAGAGTCCTTTTACGATGAGCTAATCGCTTATGTGAAGTCTCTCGAGGAACCAACTAATGGATAA
- a CDS encoding YlxQ family RNA-binding protein, translated as MDKKALSLLGLANRARKITTGEELVLKAVRNGKAKMVLISEDISEKTEKTIRNKCEYYNVVVKKAGTREMIGGAIGKDTRAIVAILDKGFAVKLAELLG; from the coding sequence ATGGATAAAAAAGCACTTTCCTTATTAGGCCTCGCGAACCGAGCACGTAAAATCACTACTGGTGAAGAATTAGTATTAAAAGCAGTTAGAAATGGGAAAGCAAAAATGGTTCTCATTTCAGAAGATATATCCGAAAAAACCGAGAAAACAATCCGCAACAAGTGTGAATACTATAATGTTGTCGTGAAAAAAGCCGGCACCCGGGAAATGATAGGGGGTGCAATCGGCAAAGATACACGTGCAATCGTTGCAATACTTGATAAAGGATTTGCTGTTAAATTAGCAGAATTACTCGGTTGA